One Pseudonocardia sediminis DNA window includes the following coding sequences:
- a CDS encoding multifunctional oxoglutarate decarboxylase/oxoglutarate dehydrogenase thiamine pyrophosphate-binding subunit/dihydrolipoyllysine-residue succinyltransferase subunit — MYQRFQDDPDAVDPAWHEFFADYSPGGTDTGNGSSPATSGTKTAETTGTNSGNGVSGGVTSGTATEDDSTGADTPTGDTTSAPSQRAVDDGKRTTGASSGSAADVPPAPVKKAEPPEGDEKLRQAARPAPAAGGNGSAPAPKGTDAKPAAGSTSKAAKQANDGGGVTTTPLRGAANAVVKNMTASLELPTATSVRAVPAKLLADNRIVINNQLKRTRGGKLSFTHLIGYAVVRALRDFPTMNRHFAETDGKPTVVAPEHVNLGLAIDLPGKDGQRSLVVVSIKGCENLTFAQFWAAYEGIVAKARNGKLAAEDFQGTTLSLTNPGTLGTNHSVPRLMPGQGTIVGVGAMEYPAEFQGASEERLAQLGISKIITLTSTYDHRIIQGAESGDFLRRVHRLLLGDDGFYDEIFTSLRVPYEPVRWVQDIPEGEVDKTARVLELIESYRTRGHLMADTDPLNYRQRRHPDLDVLSHGLTLWDLDREFAVGGFGGQSHMKLRDVLGLLRDSYCRTIGTEYMHIADPEQRAWLEERIEVPHQKPTGNEQKYILSKLNAAEAFETFLQTKYVGQKRFSLEGGETVIPLMDAVLDKAAEQEMDEVVVGMPHRGRLNVLANIVGKPISQIFREFEGNLDPGQAHGSGDVKYHLGAEGKYFRMFGDGETRVSLTANPSHLEAVDPVLEGIVRAKQDILDKGDGGFTVLPLLMHGDAAFAGQGVVAETLNLALLRGYRTGGTVHVVVNNQVGFTTAPEHARSSQYCTDVAKMIGAPVFHVNGDDPEACVWVAKLAVEYREKWHNDVVIDMICYRRRGHNEGDDPSMTQPSMYDIIDAKRSVRKIYTESLIGRGDITMEEAEHALKDFSNQLEHVFNEVRELERTPPVVSPSVEEEQRVPADLDTSIPLEIIHRIGDAHGTLPEGFTVHKRVEPVLTKRAKMAREGDVDWAFAELLAMGSLAVDGRLVRLSGQDSRRGTFVQRHSVLIDRHTGEEYYPLRNLAEGQGRFLPYDSALSEFAAVGFEYGYSVANSDALVMWEGQFGDFVNGAQSIIDEFISSGEAKWGQMSDVALLLPHGLEGQGPDHSSGRIERFLQLCAEGSMTVALPSEPANYFHLLRQHTLDGVRRPLVVFTPKWMLRAKQVVSPLSDFTGGRFRPVIDDPEYRTQDGPNASVDRVLFCSGKIYWELAAARDKRRKDGDTAIENTAIVRIEQLYPMPLRQIEAVMDRYPNASDVRWVQEEPANQGSWPYYGLELPQKLPERLSVITRVSRRRMAAPAPGSSKVHEVEQAELIDKAFSRD; from the coding sequence ATGTACCAGCGATTCCAGGACGATCCGGACGCGGTCGACCCGGCCTGGCACGAGTTCTTCGCCGACTACAGCCCTGGTGGTACCGACACCGGCAACGGCTCCTCCCCCGCGACATCCGGCACGAAGACCGCGGAGACCACCGGGACGAACAGCGGCAACGGCGTCTCCGGCGGCGTCACCAGCGGCACCGCCACCGAGGACGACAGCACCGGCGCGGACACCCCCACCGGCGACACGACCTCGGCCCCGTCGCAGCGGGCGGTGGACGACGGCAAGCGGACCACCGGCGCGTCCTCGGGCTCCGCCGCCGACGTCCCGCCCGCCCCCGTCAAGAAGGCCGAGCCCCCGGAGGGGGACGAGAAGCTGCGGCAGGCGGCACGTCCGGCTCCCGCCGCCGGCGGCAACGGCAGCGCGCCCGCCCCCAAGGGCACCGACGCCAAGCCGGCCGCGGGCAGCACCTCGAAGGCCGCCAAGCAGGCGAACGACGGCGGCGGGGTCACCACGACGCCGCTGCGCGGCGCGGCGAACGCGGTCGTCAAGAACATGACCGCGTCGCTGGAGCTGCCGACCGCGACGAGCGTGCGCGCCGTCCCGGCCAAGCTCCTGGCCGACAACCGGATCGTCATCAACAACCAGCTCAAGCGCACGCGCGGCGGGAAGCTGTCGTTCACCCACCTCATCGGCTACGCCGTGGTGCGGGCGCTGCGCGACTTCCCGACGATGAACCGGCACTTCGCCGAGACCGACGGCAAGCCGACGGTCGTCGCGCCGGAGCACGTCAACCTGGGCCTGGCGATCGACCTGCCGGGCAAGGACGGGCAGCGCTCGCTCGTCGTCGTGTCGATCAAGGGCTGCGAGAACCTGACGTTCGCGCAGTTCTGGGCCGCCTACGAGGGCATCGTCGCCAAGGCGCGCAACGGCAAGCTCGCCGCCGAGGACTTCCAGGGCACCACCCTGAGCCTGACCAACCCGGGAACGCTGGGCACGAACCACTCGGTGCCACGCCTGATGCCCGGCCAGGGCACGATCGTCGGCGTCGGGGCGATGGAGTACCCGGCCGAGTTCCAGGGCGCCAGCGAGGAGCGACTCGCGCAGCTCGGCATCAGCAAGATCATCACGCTGACCTCGACGTACGACCACCGGATCATCCAGGGCGCCGAGTCCGGCGACTTCCTGCGCCGGGTGCACCGCCTGCTCCTCGGCGACGACGGCTTCTACGACGAGATCTTCACGTCGCTGCGGGTGCCGTACGAGCCGGTCCGCTGGGTGCAGGACATCCCCGAGGGCGAGGTCGACAAGACCGCCCGGGTGCTCGAGCTGATCGAGTCCTACCGCACCCGCGGGCACCTGATGGCCGACACCGACCCGCTGAACTACCGCCAGCGCCGGCACCCCGACCTCGACGTGCTCAGCCACGGCCTGACCCTGTGGGACCTCGACCGCGAGTTCGCCGTCGGCGGCTTCGGCGGCCAGAGCCACATGAAGCTGCGCGACGTCCTGGGCCTGCTGCGCGACTCGTACTGCCGCACGATCGGCACCGAGTACATGCACATCGCCGACCCGGAGCAGCGGGCCTGGCTCGAGGAGCGGATCGAGGTCCCGCACCAGAAGCCGACCGGCAACGAGCAGAAGTACATCCTGTCCAAGCTCAACGCGGCCGAGGCGTTCGAGACGTTCCTGCAGACCAAGTACGTCGGGCAGAAGCGGTTCTCCCTCGAGGGCGGCGAGACCGTCATCCCGCTGATGGACGCCGTCCTGGACAAGGCGGCCGAGCAGGAGATGGACGAGGTCGTGGTCGGCATGCCGCACCGCGGCCGGCTCAACGTCCTGGCCAACATCGTCGGCAAGCCGATCAGCCAGATCTTCCGCGAGTTCGAGGGCAACCTCGACCCCGGCCAGGCGCACGGCTCCGGCGACGTGAAATACCACCTCGGCGCCGAGGGCAAGTACTTCCGGATGTTCGGCGACGGCGAGACGCGCGTGTCGCTGACCGCGAACCCGTCGCACCTCGAGGCCGTGGACCCGGTGCTCGAGGGCATCGTCCGGGCCAAGCAGGACATCCTCGACAAGGGCGACGGCGGCTTCACCGTCCTGCCGCTGCTGATGCACGGCGACGCCGCGTTCGCCGGCCAGGGCGTGGTCGCCGAGACGCTGAACCTGGCGCTGCTGCGCGGCTACCGCACCGGCGGCACCGTGCACGTCGTGGTGAACAACCAGGTCGGCTTCACCACCGCGCCGGAGCACGCCCGCAGCTCGCAGTACTGCACCGACGTCGCGAAGATGATCGGCGCGCCGGTCTTCCACGTGAACGGCGACGACCCCGAGGCCTGCGTGTGGGTCGCCAAGCTCGCGGTCGAGTACCGCGAGAAGTGGCACAACGACGTGGTCATCGACATGATCTGCTACCGCCGCCGCGGTCACAACGAGGGCGACGACCCCTCGATGACCCAGCCGTCGATGTACGACATCATCGACGCCAAGCGCAGCGTCCGGAAGATCTATACCGAGTCGCTGATCGGCCGTGGTGACATCACCATGGAGGAGGCAGAGCACGCGCTCAAGGACTTCTCCAACCAGCTCGAGCACGTGTTCAACGAGGTCCGCGAGCTGGAGAGGACCCCGCCGGTCGTCTCCCCCTCGGTCGAGGAGGAGCAGCGCGTCCCGGCCGACCTGGACACCTCGATCCCGCTGGAGATCATCCACCGGATCGGCGACGCGCACGGCACACTGCCCGAGGGCTTCACCGTCCACAAGCGCGTCGAGCCCGTGCTGACCAAGCGGGCGAAGATGGCCCGCGAGGGCGACGTCGACTGGGCGTTCGCCGAGCTGCTGGCGATGGGCTCGCTGGCCGTCGACGGGCGCCTGGTGCGGCTGTCCGGGCAGGACTCGCGGCGCGGCACGTTCGTGCAGCGGCACTCGGTCCTGATCGACCGGCACACCGGCGAGGAGTACTACCCGCTGCGCAACCTGGCCGAGGGCCAGGGCCGGTTCCTGCCCTACGACTCGGCGCTGTCCGAGTTCGCCGCCGTCGGCTTCGAGTACGGCTACTCGGTGGCCAACTCCGACGCGCTGGTGATGTGGGAGGGGCAGTTCGGCGACTTCGTCAACGGCGCCCAGTCGATCATCGACGAGTTCATCTCCTCCGGTGAGGCGAAGTGGGGGCAGATGTCCGACGTCGCCCTGCTGCTCCCGCACGGTCTGGAGGGCCAGGGCCCGGACCACAGCTCCGGCCGCATCGAGCGGTTCCTGCAGCTGTGCGCCGAGGGCTCGATGACGGTCGCGCTGCCGTCCGAGCCGGCGAACTACTTCCACCTGCTGCGCCAGCACACCCTCGACGGGGTGCGCCGGCCGCTGGTGGTCTTCACGCCGAAGTGGATGCTGCGCGCCAAGCAGGTCGTCAGCCCGCTGTCGGACTTCACCGGCGGCCGGTTCCGCCCGGTGATCGACGACCCGGAGTACCGCACCCAGGACGGCCCGAACGCCTCGGTCGACCGCGTGCTGTTCTGCAGCGGCAAGATCTACTGGGAGCTGGCCGCGGCGCGCGACAAGCGTCGCAAGGACGGCGACACGGCCATCGAGAACACGGCCATCGTGCGGATCGAGCAGCTCTACCCGATGCCGCTGCGCCAGATCGAGGCCGTGATGGACCGCTACCCGAACGCCTCCGACGTCCGCTGGGTCCAGGAGGAGCCGGCGAACCAGGGGTCGTGGCCCTACTACGGCCTGGAGCTGCCGCAGAAGCTGCCCGAGCGCCTGTCGGTGATCACCCGGGTCTCGCGCCGCCGGATGGCGGCCCCGGCACCCGGCTCGTCGAAGGTGCACGAGGTCGAGCAGGCCGAGCTGATCGACAAGGCCTTCTCGCGCGACTGA
- a CDS encoding FtsK/SpoIIIE domain-containing protein, protein MGRRSDRIRSAFAAFHAAASAALGSAEARRDAAARRHAEVLAELWLRETGHDAAQQDPGLARVLANPRFADVFARVADDRAHAFDRWQGDSPAELNDIVSAAAPGAAGDHPRDWSPDAGVVEAVGPVPEMWALGTGSVEGGAPFRVAVPLLDGAHLQVVSTPATRERAEAMVEALVLRMLRHFRPGVVNVHVWDVGQLAGALPGLYPLTRTGLLTVHDPTRLEALLSQLADRIRRVQTRVLAEGSSSLKELAQRTGRRPESWMVAVLVGGGRELPEAELRQLQRVARGGIAAGVVLVLLDVPAALPRPVETVTFGDPPGVDPEGVPAPVRTSLTGPHVLVGPDVPQSPDAVTRICEQIVAAHEEWRGRLGAFRDLLPADGDRWTERSHDGLVTPIGVADGIDAELRLDDHSPHALVGGPSGSGKTNLLLGWITGLAARYGPDEVELYLLDFKEGVSFAQFAPDPDGRRTDRLPQARLIGVNINTDREFGLALLRHLAAVMRSRAETARRFGATKLAELRAELADRDIDDERARLPRIVAVIDEFQFLFTGRDAVSAEATALLEDVARRGRSQGVHLVLASQDISGIDALWGRSAIFEQFVLRVALPRARRILAQENEAALTLPRWHAIVNHDSGVEHGNQVVTVPEVGGPQVRKVQPDAFAAFPDTPEPVVFDGARAPGHDALAARLPSDGVPRALIGQFVDVAGSPAAPELGDSPGRNLGVIGPDPRVAVPLLCAAAESYAATLPEEGTRMVLVPLAAEAVAAAEDLAARLPVDVDKVFADGFVARVGELAGVVRDRAASGSTGGAHPTLAVVVFGADVAETMLDRTGMEDLRSVLRHGPGVGVHVLGWWQGAQRLKSLLAPPGAAIDDLGAWVATGVQGADLTPLLGGAPVDWPASPGRGLLLDRARHGRPQLVILTDRGGGQR, encoded by the coding sequence ATGGGCCGTCGCAGCGATCGGATCCGCAGCGCGTTCGCGGCGTTCCACGCGGCCGCCTCCGCCGCGCTCGGGTCCGCCGAGGCGCGCCGGGACGCGGCCGCGCGGCGGCACGCCGAGGTGCTCGCCGAGCTGTGGCTGCGCGAGACCGGGCACGACGCGGCACAGCAGGATCCGGGACTCGCCCGGGTGCTGGCCAACCCCCGGTTCGCCGACGTCTTCGCCCGGGTCGCCGACGACCGCGCGCACGCGTTCGACCGCTGGCAGGGCGACTCGCCGGCCGAGCTGAACGACATCGTCTCCGCCGCCGCGCCGGGTGCCGCCGGGGACCACCCCCGCGACTGGTCGCCGGACGCCGGCGTCGTCGAGGCGGTCGGGCCTGTCCCCGAGATGTGGGCCCTGGGCACCGGCTCGGTGGAGGGCGGCGCGCCGTTCCGCGTCGCCGTCCCGCTGCTGGACGGCGCGCACCTGCAGGTCGTCTCGACCCCGGCCACGCGTGAGCGGGCCGAGGCGATGGTCGAGGCGCTGGTGTTGCGGATGCTGCGCCACTTCCGGCCCGGCGTGGTGAACGTGCACGTGTGGGACGTCGGGCAGCTGGCCGGCGCGCTGCCGGGGCTCTACCCGCTGACCCGGACGGGCCTGCTGACCGTGCACGACCCGACGCGCCTGGAGGCGCTGCTCTCCCAGCTCGCCGACCGGATCCGCCGGGTCCAGACCCGCGTGCTCGCCGAGGGCAGCTCGTCGCTGAAGGAGCTGGCGCAGCGGACCGGGCGGCGTCCGGAGTCCTGGATGGTGGCCGTGCTCGTCGGCGGCGGCCGCGAGCTGCCGGAGGCGGAGCTGCGCCAGCTGCAGCGCGTCGCACGCGGCGGGATCGCGGCCGGCGTCGTGCTGGTGCTGCTCGACGTCCCGGCGGCGTTGCCCCGGCCGGTCGAGACGGTGACGTTCGGCGACCCCCCGGGAGTCGACCCCGAGGGCGTCCCGGCGCCGGTGCGGACGTCGCTGACCGGGCCGCACGTGCTCGTCGGGCCGGACGTCCCGCAGTCCCCGGACGCCGTCACGCGGATCTGCGAGCAGATCGTCGCGGCGCACGAGGAGTGGCGTGGCCGCCTCGGCGCGTTCCGCGACCTGCTGCCCGCCGACGGCGACCGGTGGACCGAGCGCTCGCACGACGGCCTGGTGACCCCGATCGGGGTCGCGGACGGCATCGACGCCGAGCTGCGCCTCGACGACCACTCGCCGCACGCGCTCGTCGGCGGGCCCAGCGGCTCGGGCAAGACGAACCTGCTGCTGGGCTGGATCACCGGGCTCGCCGCGCGCTACGGGCCGGACGAGGTCGAGCTGTACCTGCTCGACTTCAAGGAGGGCGTCTCGTTCGCCCAGTTCGCGCCCGATCCGGACGGGCGCCGCACGGACCGGCTGCCGCAGGCCCGGCTGATCGGCGTCAACATCAACACCGACCGGGAGTTCGGGCTCGCGCTGCTGCGCCACCTCGCCGCCGTCATGCGCTCCCGGGCCGAGACCGCGCGCCGCTTCGGCGCCACCAAGCTCGCCGAGCTGCGCGCCGAGCTGGCCGACCGCGACATCGACGACGAGCGCGCCCGGTTGCCGCGCATCGTCGCCGTCATCGACGAGTTCCAGTTCCTGTTCACCGGCCGCGACGCGGTCAGCGCCGAGGCCACCGCCCTGCTCGAGGACGTCGCCCGGCGCGGCCGTTCCCAGGGCGTCCACCTCGTGCTGGCCAGCCAGGACATCTCCGGCATCGACGCGCTCTGGGGCCGGTCGGCGATCTTCGAGCAGTTCGTGCTGCGGGTCGCCCTGCCCCGCGCGCGGCGGATCCTGGCCCAGGAGAACGAGGCGGCGCTGACGCTGCCGCGCTGGCACGCGATCGTCAACCACGACTCCGGCGTCGAGCACGGCAACCAGGTCGTCACGGTGCCGGAGGTCGGCGGGCCCCAGGTCCGCAAGGTGCAGCCGGACGCGTTCGCGGCGTTCCCGGACACGCCCGAGCCGGTCGTGTTCGACGGGGCGCGCGCCCCGGGCCACGACGCTCTCGCCGCACGCCTGCCGTCCGACGGTGTGCCACGCGCCCTGATCGGCCAGTTCGTCGACGTGGCGGGCAGCCCGGCGGCGCCCGAGCTCGGCGACTCACCGGGCCGCAACCTCGGCGTGATCGGCCCGGATCCGCGCGTCGCCGTCCCCCTGCTGTGCGCCGCCGCCGAGTCCTACGCCGCGACCCTGCCCGAGGAGGGCACCCGCATGGTGCTGGTGCCGCTGGCCGCGGAGGCGGTCGCGGCGGCGGAGGACCTCGCGGCCCGTCTTCCCGTCGACGTCGACAAGGTGTTCGCCGACGGGTTCGTCGCCCGCGTGGGCGAGCTCGCCGGGGTCGTCCGGGACCGGGCGGCCTCGGGCAGCACCGGCGGCGCACACCCGACGCTCGCGGTCGTGGTCTTCGGGGCCGACGTCGCGGAGACGATGCTCGACCGGACCGGTATGGAGGACCTGCGCTCGGTGCTGCGGCACGGCCCCGGTGTCGGGGTGCACGTACTGGGGTGGTGGCAGGGCGCCCAGCGGCTCAAGAGCCTCCTCGCGCCACCCGGTGCGGCGATCGACGACCTCGGGGCGTGGGTGGCGACCGGCGTGCAGGGGGCCGACCTGACGCCGCTGCTGGGTGGTGCGCCGGTGGACTGGCCGGCGTCGCCGGGACGGGGCCTGCTGCTCGACCGTGCCCGCCACGGACGTCCCCAGCTGGTGATCCTGACCGATCGGGGTGGTGGGCAGCGATGA
- a CDS encoding Nramp family divalent metal transporter, with translation MASPAAQPDTLEPPTGSAKIRAIGPGLLAAATGVGAGDLVATMVAGASFGTVLLWAALVGTAVKLALGEGVGRWHLASGATMLDGWRRLGYWATVFFGVYIVIWGFVYGATAMSAVGLPLNALFGGLSVRYWGMIAGVLGLALVWAQRYEVFEKFMTVLVLLKFVSVVSIAVLVGPDLGSLFSGLVPRLPSGSTVYVLGLIGGVGGTITMASYGYWLFAKGWKGPRWLSMMRLDNAVGYIMTGIFVVSMLIVGSTILLGQDLTESDSGLLVLGDRLAELYGQPARILFLVGFLAVTLTSLLGVWNGVSLLFTDWTRTIRLPHGRKADVGADAATPNAIVPGESVPERTGDGPGRPSAYEARAAEKSLPFRGYLLWLTFPPMLLLLFDKPFGLTLVYGVLGSFFMPFLAITLLLLLNTKRVVAEGRSGWLSNAILGISSVLFLALLVTDVQQRLF, from the coding sequence ATGGCGTCCCCCGCCGCGCAGCCCGACACCCTCGAGCCGCCGACAGGGTCGGCGAAGATCCGGGCGATCGGGCCCGGACTGCTCGCCGCCGCGACCGGGGTCGGGGCGGGTGACCTCGTCGCGACGATGGTGGCCGGGGCCAGCTTCGGCACCGTCCTGCTGTGGGCCGCGCTCGTCGGCACGGCCGTGAAGCTCGCGCTCGGCGAGGGCGTCGGACGCTGGCACCTGGCCTCGGGCGCCACGATGCTCGACGGCTGGCGGCGGCTGGGCTACTGGGCGACGGTCTTCTTCGGCGTCTACATCGTGATCTGGGGCTTCGTCTACGGCGCGACCGCGATGTCGGCGGTCGGGCTCCCGCTCAACGCGCTGTTCGGCGGCCTGTCGGTGCGGTACTGGGGGATGATCGCCGGAGTGCTCGGCCTGGCCCTGGTGTGGGCGCAGCGCTACGAGGTCTTCGAGAAGTTCATGACCGTGCTGGTGCTCCTCAAGTTCGTCTCGGTGGTCTCGATCGCGGTCCTGGTCGGGCCGGACCTGGGCTCGCTGTTCTCCGGGCTGGTGCCGCGGCTGCCGTCCGGGTCGACGGTCTACGTGCTCGGGCTGATCGGCGGTGTGGGCGGCACGATCACGATGGCGTCCTACGGGTACTGGCTCTTCGCGAAGGGCTGGAAGGGCCCGCGCTGGCTGTCGATGATGCGCCTCGACAACGCCGTCGGGTACATCATGACCGGCATCTTCGTGGTGTCGATGCTGATCGTCGGGTCCACGATCCTGCTCGGGCAGGACCTCACCGAGTCCGACTCCGGCCTGCTCGTGCTCGGTGACCGGCTCGCCGAGCTGTACGGCCAGCCCGCGCGGATCCTGTTCCTGGTCGGTTTCCTGGCCGTCACGCTGACGTCGTTGCTGGGGGTCTGGAACGGCGTCTCGCTGCTGTTCACCGACTGGACCCGGACGATCCGCCTGCCGCACGGGCGCAAGGCCGACGTCGGCGCCGACGCGGCCACCCCGAACGCGATCGTGCCCGGCGAGTCCGTGCCCGAGCGCACCGGCGACGGCCCGGGACGGCCGAGCGCCTACGAGGCACGGGCTGCGGAGAAGAGCCTTCCGTTCCGCGGGTACCTGCTGTGGCTGACGTTCCCGCCGATGCTGCTCCTGCTCTTCGACAAGCCGTTCGGGCTCACGCTCGTCTACGGCGTGCTGGGCTCGTTCTTCATGCCGTTCCTGGCCATCACGCTGCTGCTCCTGCTGAACACCAAGCGGGTGGTGGCCGAGGGCCGCTCCGGGTGGCTGTCGAACGCGATCCTGGGCATCTCGTCGGTGCTGTTCCTGGCCCTGCTGGTGACCGACGTCCAGCAGCGGCTGTTCTGA
- a CDS encoding DUF6104 family protein has product MYFTDRGIEELVDRRGEEQVSIEWLALRLRTFVDLNPEFETAVERLSSFLARDDSDDLED; this is encoded by the coding sequence GTGTACTTCACCGACCGCGGTATCGAGGAGCTCGTCGACCGGCGTGGCGAGGAGCAGGTCAGCATCGAGTGGCTGGCGCTGCGCCTGCGCACGTTCGTCGACCTGAACCCGGAGTTCGAGACGGCGGTCGAGCGCCTGTCCAGCTTCCTGGCCCGCGACGACTCCGACGACCTCGAGGACTGA
- a CDS encoding DUF6194 family protein has translation MTSSFPAPNRVPSFGFDDDTALAAALDALLDPTPDLLALGEPTHGEPALPTMRNRLFALLAERGFGSIALETDAVAALEVDAYVRGGTGTLDAVMASGFTHGFGELPANRELVAWMRAHNDTLPPARRLAFHGVDAPTEADLIPSPRPYLTHLHRYLFDHLDPAELPRDAATREQGGLDRLLGDDDRWSDRAALYDAAVSIGGSPEARALRVLTDDLMTALHTGAPRLVAATSPEDWHAAAVHGRSALGLLRIHAHAADPGRGPGERLSRLLGIRSALMAEHLHAVRARERHRGPTFVFAQNAHLLRHPARWAIPGMDVEWSGAGAIVAAVGVERCTVVAGSLGASSVNGLPAPAPSTFEGALERVAGGSALLPTSQVPRDGLHTRTDASGDRGYAPLSAENLDHADAVLHVATSPGAPLTTTAPPTDADLAARILRDLPGITHLRVGEDHEAAAHSMGDWFFSVDGARMPFATIVVHDTPGFDERSALHRPGVFRLNIGVGREEFEALFGTPPAELEQCRPDVSVLDRIVPHPAYGRQGWVAVLNPTDATLPEIDRLLALAHGRRSPQ, from the coding sequence ATGACCTCCTCGTTCCCGGCCCCGAATCGCGTCCCCTCCTTCGGCTTCGACGACGACACCGCCCTCGCCGCGGCACTGGACGCGCTGCTGGATCCCACCCCGGACCTGCTCGCCCTCGGGGAGCCGACGCACGGCGAACCCGCGCTGCCGACCATGCGCAACCGGCTGTTCGCGCTGCTGGCCGAGCGGGGTTTCGGCTCGATCGCGCTGGAGACCGACGCCGTCGCCGCGCTCGAGGTGGACGCGTACGTGCGCGGCGGGACGGGCACGCTCGACGCGGTGATGGCGTCCGGGTTCACCCACGGGTTCGGTGAGCTCCCGGCCAACCGGGAGCTGGTGGCCTGGATGCGCGCCCACAACGACACGCTGCCCCCGGCCCGGCGCCTGGCCTTCCACGGCGTCGACGCCCCGACCGAGGCGGACCTCATCCCCAGCCCCCGCCCCTACCTCACCCACCTGCACCGCTACCTGTTCGACCACCTGGATCCCGCGGAGCTGCCCCGCGACGCCGCGACACGAGAGCAGGGCGGGCTCGACCGGCTGCTCGGCGACGACGACCGCTGGTCCGACCGGGCCGCCCTGTACGACGCCGCGGTCTCGATCGGGGGCTCCCCCGAGGCCCGCGCGCTGCGGGTGCTCACCGACGACCTGATGACCGCACTGCACACCGGCGCACCCCGGCTGGTCGCGGCCACCTCGCCGGAGGACTGGCACGCGGCCGCCGTGCACGGTCGCTCCGCGCTGGGCCTGCTCCGCATCCACGCGCACGCCGCCGACCCCGGCCGCGGTCCCGGGGAGCGCCTGTCGCGGCTGCTGGGGATCCGGAGCGCGCTGATGGCCGAGCACCTGCACGCCGTCCGCGCCCGTGAACGGCACCGCGGACCGACGTTCGTCTTCGCGCAGAACGCGCACCTCCTGCGCCACCCGGCCCGGTGGGCGATCCCCGGGATGGACGTCGAGTGGTCCGGCGCGGGCGCGATCGTCGCCGCGGTCGGCGTCGAGCGCTGCACCGTCGTCGCGGGCAGCCTGGGCGCGAGCAGCGTCAACGGGCTCCCGGCACCGGCGCCGTCGACGTTCGAGGGGGCGCTGGAACGGGTCGCCGGCGGGAGCGCGCTGCTGCCCACCAGCCAGGTCCCCCGCGACGGCCTGCACACCCGGACCGACGCGAGCGGCGACCGCGGCTACGCCCCGCTGTCGGCGGAGAACCTCGACCACGCCGACGCCGTCCTGCACGTGGCGACCTCACCGGGCGCCCCGCTCACGACCACGGCACCGCCCACCGACGCCGACCTCGCGGCCCGGATCCTGCGCGATCTGCCCGGCATCACGCACCTGCGGGTCGGCGAGGACCACGAGGCGGCGGCGCACAGCATGGGCGACTGGTTCTTCTCCGTCGACGGGGCGCGGATGCCGTTCGCGACGATCGTCGTCCACGACACACCGGGGTTCGACGAGCGATCAGCCCTGCACCGGCCGGGGGTGTTCCGCCTCAACATCGGGGTCGGGCGCGAGGAGTTCGAGGCCCTGTTCGGCACCCCGCCGGCCGAGCTCGAGCAGTGCCGACCGGACGTCTCCGTCCTGGACCGGATCGTCCCGCACCCGGCCTACGGACGTCAGGGATGGGTCGCCGTCCTCAACCCCACCGACGCGACGCTGCCCGAGATCGACCGGCTGCTCGCCCTGGCGCACGGGCGCCGTTCCCCGCAGTGA
- a CDS encoding MerR family transcriptional regulator, whose translation MVKSQTGGNGQYRPVDLAREHGLSAQAVRNYERDAVLPPARRTPSGYRVYTERHAVALRAHVALVAAHGHATGSEVMRAVGRGDRAAALRAIDESHVRLLRDRETLDAVEKAVGALARPSVPARPSVPARPSVPARPSVPARPAAERPQRLIPIGALAHRLSVVPATLRAWERAGILVPDREGGGSRRYSADDVRDAELAHLLRRGGYPLAHIAVVVDQVRRAGGPEPLAASLDDWRARLDARARAMLTAAGRLADHLRACEADPGP comes from the coding sequence ATGGTGAAGTCTCAAACCGGAGGTAATGGGCAGTACCGCCCGGTCGACCTCGCCCGGGAGCACGGCCTGTCGGCCCAGGCGGTCCGCAACTACGAGCGCGACGCCGTCCTGCCCCCGGCCCGGCGCACTCCGAGCGGCTACCGCGTCTACACCGAGCGGCACGCGGTCGCGTTGCGCGCGCATGTCGCCCTCGTCGCCGCGCACGGGCACGCGACCGGATCCGAGGTGATGCGGGCGGTCGGCCGCGGTGACCGGGCGGCCGCGCTGCGGGCGATCGACGAGAGCCACGTACGGCTGCTGCGCGACCGGGAGACCCTCGACGCCGTCGAGAAGGCCGTGGGCGCCCTGGCCCGTCCGTCGGTACCGGCCCGTCCGTCGGTACCGGCCCGCCCGTCGGTACCGGCCCGCCCGTCGGTACCGGCCCGCCCGGCGGCGGAGCGCCCGCAGCGGCTGATCCCGATCGGCGCGCTGGCGCACCGGCTGAGCGTGGTCCCGGCGACGCTGCGGGCGTGGGAGCGCGCCGGGATCCTCGTCCCGGACCGGGAGGGTGGCGGTAGCCGCCGCTACTCCGCCGACGACGTCCGCGACGCGGAACTGGCGCACCTGCTGCGCCGCGGCGGCTATCCGCTCGCCCACATCGCCGTCGTCGTCGACCAGGTCCGGCGGGCCGGGGGACCGGAGCCCCTCGCCGCGTCGCTCGACGACTGGCGGGCGCGCCTCGACGCCCGTGCCCGCGCCATGCTCACCGCGGCCGGCCGGCTGGCGGACCACCTGCGGGCCTGCGAGGCCGACCCCGGCCCGTGA